A single window of Anaerocolumna chitinilytica DNA harbors:
- a CDS encoding polyprenyl synthetase family protein — protein MINNKTHSQSDITLLSAEEATKAAIEEMDRAIARSPRVVRGYITHLLSSRGKYIRAGALIICSQNEEGLVHPNAVKMAAAIEVLHLATLVHDDVIDDADLRRGELTLQKKFGKKTAVICGDYLLCTALMLAASITEKEKYLSLALPDYAGKICTGELEQYINNFNLNLSVYQYLKIISGKTAALFEASFYAGAVLADYDKKECNRYKQLGFNIGMIFQLTDDLMDFESTKEKSMKPVQSDYEQGVITLPLIHALKNEVDFKQKAEKKDISRQEINDAVNRSGGLKATRHIVDKYYKKSLKIMDELSLNPVKKEKLTEILNKASRLD, from the coding sequence ATGATTAATAATAAGACACACAGTCAAAGCGATATAACCCTTTTATCTGCTGAGGAAGCCACAAAGGCTGCAATCGAGGAGATGGACCGTGCCATAGCACGGTCCCCAAGGGTTGTTCGCGGATATATAACTCATTTGCTCTCATCCAGGGGCAAATATATTCGTGCAGGAGCACTTATCATCTGCAGTCAGAACGAAGAAGGGTTGGTTCATCCGAATGCAGTTAAGATGGCGGCGGCTATAGAAGTACTACATCTGGCTACGTTGGTACATGATGATGTGATAGATGATGCGGATTTACGCCGGGGCGAGCTGACGCTGCAAAAGAAGTTTGGTAAAAAAACGGCTGTAATATGCGGTGATTATCTTCTATGCACTGCCCTTATGTTAGCGGCTTCCATTACTGAGAAAGAAAAATATCTGAGTCTTGCACTTCCTGACTATGCAGGTAAAATATGCACTGGGGAATTGGAACAATATATTAATAATTTTAATCTGAATCTCTCGGTTTATCAGTATTTAAAGATTATTTCAGGCAAAACAGCGGCATTATTTGAGGCTTCTTTTTATGCAGGTGCGGTTCTTGCGGACTATGATAAAAAGGAATGCAACCGCTACAAACAGTTGGGCTTTAATATCGGAATGATATTTCAGTTGACAGATGATTTAATGGATTTTGAATCCACCAAGGAAAAAAGCATGAAACCGGTGCAATCGGATTATGAGCAAGGTGTTATAACCCTCCCGCTTATACATGCCTTAAAGAATGAAGTTGATTTTAAGCAAAAGGCGGAGAAGAAGGATATCTCAAGACAGGAGATAAATGATGCCGTCAATCGTTCCGGAGGACTTAAGGCCACCAGACACATTGTCGATAAGTACTATAAGAAATCCTTAAAGATAATGGATGAATTGTCACTGAATCCTGTAAAAAAAGAAAAGCTTACAGAAATATTAAATAAAGCTTCCCGTTTAGATTAA
- a CDS encoding UbiA family prenyltransferase, with product MIKRFFEYVEIRTKITSLFAFAMSIGVLLYQGESIQVMITLVFFCSMFLIDIATTAINNYIDTKDGNQLLPFQRRTALHIIYALLISGGILGIYLAYRTDLVVLFVGGLCFLCGVLYTYGPVPISRQPLGELLSGIFYGLFIPFLMFYINSPAGTFLSYSISLEEVSISFHIIPILKLFLVAVIPFCCTANIMLANNICDVEKDILVKRHTLPYYIGKKSIGLFAGLYYICYAGIILMCIVKILSPLCLLALLTLYPVEKNIREFKKKQVKSETFVVSIKNYIAIMGSLTILVFISLLLP from the coding sequence ATGATAAAACGGTTTTTTGAATATGTAGAAATCCGGACTAAAATTACCAGTCTCTTTGCATTTGCCATGTCAATTGGTGTTTTACTCTATCAGGGTGAATCAATTCAGGTAATGATTACACTGGTATTCTTTTGCTCCATGTTTTTGATAGATATTGCTACTACAGCAATTAATAATTATATAGATACCAAGGATGGTAACCAGCTGCTCCCCTTTCAGAGAAGAACAGCGCTGCATATTATATATGCGCTGCTGATTTCCGGTGGGATACTGGGAATCTACTTGGCTTACCGTACTGATTTGGTTGTTTTATTTGTCGGAGGGCTTTGTTTTTTGTGTGGTGTGTTATATACCTATGGCCCGGTACCCATATCAAGACAGCCTTTAGGAGAACTTCTTTCCGGTATCTTTTACGGTTTGTTTATTCCGTTTTTAATGTTTTACATTAATTCACCGGCAGGAACCTTTTTAAGCTATAGCATAAGCTTGGAAGAAGTTAGTATAAGTTTTCATATCATACCGATTCTTAAACTTTTCCTGGTTGCTGTGATTCCATTTTGCTGCACAGCGAATATCATGCTGGCAAATAACATTTGTGATGTAGAAAAGGATATTTTGGTAAAACGGCATACCCTGCCTTATTATATTGGTAAAAAATCAATTGGATTATTTGCCGGGCTTTATTACATTTGTTACGCTGGTATTATTTTAATGTGTATTGTTAAAATATTATCACCATTGTGCTTACTGGCACTACTTACCCTGTACCCGGTAGAGAAAAACATCAGGGAATTCAAGAAAAAACAAGTAAAAAGTGAGACCTTTGTGGTTTCTATAAAGAATTATATTGCAATTATGGGCAGCCTTACAATACTTGTATTTATTAGTTTGCTGCTTCCCTAA
- a CDS encoding FAD:protein FMN transferase: MGKRILCLALIFINVISLTSCAFSKPKRYEAEFLVLFDTVTKIVGYADSKKEFDKNAQMIYDELKIYHELYDIYNNYDGINNIKTINDNAGVKPVKVDKKLLDMLVYAKNAYTETDGKLNIALGAVLQVWHKYREEGINDPEKAKLPPMELLQEKNKHTNIDNLIIDEKNSTVFLKDPEMSLDVGGVGKGYATEQVCQYAEAHGFANGMVSVGGNVRVIGSRDGKGEPWHVGIQNPDLNSEKTNLLILNLTEASLVSSGDYERYYMVDGKKYHHIIDPVTLMPSTYFTAVTIVCKDSGMADAFTKAIYNMPYEDGLKFVAAHPQIQALWVFKNGDIKYSPGFAKYIREQ; the protein is encoded by the coding sequence GTGGGAAAGCGGATTTTATGCTTGGCACTGATATTTATTAATGTAATTTCTCTCACCTCCTGTGCTTTTTCAAAGCCAAAAAGATATGAAGCGGAATTTCTGGTTTTATTTGATACGGTAACAAAAATAGTCGGTTATGCCGACAGCAAAAAAGAATTCGACAAAAATGCCCAAATGATCTATGATGAGCTTAAAATATATCATGAGTTGTATGACATCTATAACAATTATGACGGGATTAATAATATAAAAACAATTAACGATAATGCTGGTGTTAAACCGGTAAAAGTGGATAAGAAGTTATTGGACATGCTTGTATATGCCAAGAATGCTTATACTGAAACAGACGGCAAATTAAATATTGCTCTTGGAGCAGTTCTGCAGGTATGGCATAAATACAGGGAGGAAGGTATTAATGACCCTGAAAAGGCTAAACTTCCACCCATGGAGTTGCTGCAGGAAAAAAACAAACATACGAATATTGATAATCTGATTATTGATGAGAAGAATTCTACCGTATTCCTAAAAGATCCCGAAATGTCTCTTGATGTAGGAGGCGTAGGCAAGGGATATGCAACCGAACAGGTATGCCAATATGCTGAAGCTCATGGCTTTGCAAACGGTATGGTCAGCGTCGGAGGCAATGTCCGGGTTATCGGAAGCAGAGACGGTAAGGGAGAGCCTTGGCATGTAGGTATACAGAATCCGGATTTAAACAGTGAAAAGACGAATCTGCTGATTCTGAATCTAACAGAAGCATCTTTAGTATCCAGCGGTGACTATGAAAGATATTATATGGTTGACGGCAAAAAGTACCATCACATCATCGACCCTGTAACCTTAATGCCGTCAACGTATTTTACAGCAGTCACTATCGTATGCAAAGATTCCGGAATGGCAGATGCCTTTACGAAAGCAATTTATAACATGCCTTATGAGGATGGACTAAAGTTTGTAGCAGCGCATCCCCAGATACAAGCCCTTTGGGTATTCAAAAACGGAGACATCAAATATAGCCCTGGTTTTGCAAAATACATCAGAGAACAATAA